The following proteins come from a genomic window of Pelmatolapia mariae isolate MD_Pm_ZW linkage group LG17, Pm_UMD_F_2, whole genome shotgun sequence:
- the arl1 gene encoding ADP-ribosylation factor-like protein 1 produces the protein MGGFFSSLFSGLFGTREMRILILGLDGAGKTTILYRLQVGEVVTTIPTIGFNVETVTYKNLKFQVWDLGGQTSIRPYWRCYYSNTDAVIYVVDSSDRDRMGISKSELVAMLEEEELKKAILVVFANKQDMDQAMTPTEVANALGLPALKDRKWQIFKTSATKGTGLDEAMEWLVDSLKSRQ, from the exons ATGG gtgGTTTCTTCTCTAGTCTCTTCTCTGGCCTGTTTGGCACCAGAGAGATGAGGATTTTGATCCTGGGTTTGGACGGTGCCGGGAAAACCACCATTCTGTACAGACTGCAGGTTGGAGAGGTGGTGACCACAATTCCCA CAATTGGTTTCAACGTTGAGACGGTCACATACAAGAACCTGAAGTTCCAGGTGTGGGATCTGGGAGGACAGACGAGTATCAG GCCCTACTGGCGCTGTTATTACTCAAACACAGACGCAGTCATCTACGTCGTCGACAGCAGTGACCGAGACAGGATGGGCATCTCAAAGTCTGAACTGGTTGCTATGTTGGAG gaagaggagctgaagaagGCGATCCTTGTGGTGTTTGCGAACAAACAGGACATGGATCAGGCCATGACACCGACCGAGGTGGCCAACGCCCTGGGCCTGCCTGCCCTTAAAGACAGAAAATGGCAGATCTTTAAGACTTCAGCCACCAAAGGCACAGGGCTGGACGAGGCTATGGAGTG GTTGGTGGATTCCCTGAAGAGTCGGCAGTAA